A window of Roseburia hominis A2-183 genomic DNA:
CACACCGGACAAGTATTCCTCTGTCAAAAAGACACTGCTGGAGCTGCCGATCATAGGAACATTCCTCTACAATGTCCGGACACACGAATCCAATATCCGACGGACACTGCAGAAAACATACTTCAGCAGACCGCAGCTCGTATCCAGTAAAATGCTCGATGCCTACTATGAGGCATCGCACATGGGAAAGAGCCACGGAAAATATCTGATGGCAAGCATCGAGGGACATTACACCGACAATGCAATCGGACATGCCGTGAAAAAGCTTACCGTTCCACTGTATATTATTGAAAGCCGTTCCATGACAGATGCAGTTGCCATTGCAGATTCTTATGCACACAAAAACGCGGCTGTCGAAACCGCCTATATTTCAAATGCAGGTCTAACCCCGCAGCTTGAAGTACCGGATAAGCTTCTGAACATCATGCGGATGTTTTTACATGAAGATCACTAATGTAACGTCATACCTTATACAATCAAATACTTCATAAAATCAAAAGAGAGATGACACGACCGGATCAAGGATCCATCGCATTATCTCTCTTTTTTGTTACTGCAGCGGTTCTTTTGTCGGTGTGCCGGCTTTTCTTGGATAAGCTTTCGGCGTCTTCCGCTCTTTCTCAATCACAACAAACGAACGCTTCTGATCAAACAGATCAAATTTGTAAATATCCTTCACTTCACCGCCCAAAAGATAAATGGCTCTCTTTGCCTGTGCGGCTTCCTCATCCACCTCTCCTGATTTATAGGAAATAAATGCTCCTCCCATCTTCACAAACGGAAGACAATACTCGCTGAGAGAGGATAAATTTGCCACGGCACGGGACACGCATAGGTCAAACTGTTCCCGATATAATGTATTTCTGCCCATCTCCTCTGCTCTTCCATGAACAGCAGTCACATCTTCCAATCCGAGTGTATCAATGACCTCCTGTAAGAAACGGATTCTCTTATTCAGTGAATCTGCCAATACAATCTGAAGTTTCGGAAAAGCAATCTTTAAAGGAATTCCCGGAAAACCTGCCCCCGTCCCAAGATCCAGAATCCGATATGTCTCCGGCCGATCTTCGATACTTCTTAAATCCTTCACACGACACAACGAAAGGCTGTCAAGAAAATGCTTCTCAATTACTTCGTCAAACTCTGTGATAGCGGTCAGGTTCATAACTTTATTCGTTTCTACCAGAAGTTCATAATAGGTTAGAAATTGTCCCATCTGTTTTTCGTCCAGATGGATCTGCAAATCATCCAGGCCTTTTTTGAACTTTTCAAGATTATACGCCATAAACCACCTCTCCATTCCTGCACTGTTTTTAAGCGCATATCAAGTTTGTGCAAAACACAAATCTCCATTTCTGCGCTGTTTTTCTTTTTATGAATGATACTCCTATGAATGATGTTCCCCATGATGATTCATCTGTTCCATGTACACCAGCAATACAGAAACATCCGCCGGCGATACACCGGAGATACGCGACGCCTGACCGATTGACGTCGGACTGTACAGCTTTAACTTCTGCCGCGCCTCAATGCGCAGACTCGGAACCTCATCATAATCGAATCCTTCCGGTATCTTTTTCTTCTCCAGCTTCTTAAAGCTTTCCACCTGCTTGATCTGCCTGGAAATATACCCGTCATACTTAATCAGAATATTGACCTGTTCTCTCACTTCTTCCGGAAGCACCGGTCTCTCGTGATCAATCGGCGCCAGCTTATTATAATCAAGCTCCGGTCTGCGGATCAGTTCTGTTAACGTCACACCGGTATTTAACGGTATGCTCCCGTAACTCTCCAGAAGAGCCTGCACTTCTTTGTTCGCACCTACATGAACCTTCGCAACACGGTCAATCTCCTCTTTGATCATCTGTTCTTTTTTACAGACCCAGTCGTACCGCTCTTTTGAGATCAGACCAATCTCATATCCTTTTTTCGTGAGACGCAGATCCGCATTATCCTGTCGAAGCAACAGACGGTATTCCGCACGCGAAGTCATCATACGATATGGTTCATGATTCTCCTTCGTCACGAGATCATCAATCAGAACTCCGATATAAGCCTCCGACCGGTCCAGCACCAGCGGCTCTCTTCCGAGAATCTCCATCGCCGCATTGATACCGGCAATGAGTCCCTGACAGGCTGCCTCCTCATAACCGCTGCTGCCGTTGAACTGTCCTCCGGAAAAAAGTCCCCGGATCTTCTTAAATTCAAGGGATGCATACAGCTGGTTCGGATTAATACAATCATATTCGATCGCATAGGCATTCCGGACAATTTTCACATGCTCCAGTCCCGGCAGGGTGCGGTACATCTCATGCTGCACATCCTCCGGAAGTGATGAGGACATTCCTCCGACATACATCTCATTCGTGTGAAGTCCTTCCGGCTCAATGAAAATCTGATGCCTGTCCTTATCCGCAAACTTTACCACCTTATCCTCAATGGACGGACAGTAACGCGGTCCGGTTCCCTCTATGATTCCCGCATAGATCGGAGACCGGTCCAGATTATTGCGGATAATCTCATGCGTTTTCTCATTTGTGTAAGTCAGCCAGCAGGACACCTGGTCGATCTGCACATCCTCGGGATTCGTCACGAAAGAAAACGGAACGACTTTTTCGTCTCCCTTCTGCTCTTCCATCTTGGAAAAATCAATCGAACGTTTGTCAATTCTTGCCGGAGTACCGGTCTTAAAGCGGAATATTTCTACTCCATGTGCCAGTAACGAGTCGGTCAGATGATTTGCAGCCATCAAACCGTTTGGTCCGGTATAGGTAATCATCTCGCCGGTCAGACAACGTGCGCGAAGATAGGTTCCCGTACACAGTACAACCGCCTTACAGTGATACGTTGCACCCGAAACTGTCTTCACACCGGTAATCTGCTCACGATCGCCCTCTTTTGTGAGAATCTCGGCAACCTCCGCCTGGCGGATCGTCAGATGCTCCGTATTCTGTAATGTATTCCGCATCTCCATGCTGTAATTTGCCTTATCCGCCTGTGCCCGCAATGAATGAACCGCAGGTCCCTTGGATTTGTTCAGCATTTTCGACTGAATAAACGTCTTATCAATATTGATACCCATCTGGCCGCCAAGCGCATCGATCTCACGAACCAGATGCCCCTTGGAACTTCCACCAATATTCGGATTACACGGCATCAAGGCGATACTGTCTACACTCACAGTAAAAATAATTGTCTCAAGTCCCAGTCTCGCACAGGCAAGCGCCGCCTCGCATCCCGCATGTCCCGCTCCCACAACTGCCACATCATACGTTTCTTCCAAAAGATTCTTAGAATTCATAATCAATACAAGCCCTGCTCTCTCTGATTGCTGTAATAAACTTACCAAACTCCACATGCATCGGATGCTTCTGATATGCATTCAGATCATCCATATTCTTAAAATCAAAAATAAGTGAAAGATCATAATTGCTGTCCGGAGCAGCAGCCGCATTCGTCACAACCTCAAACGTTGCAATCAGAGGAATCTCTCTCATCTCCTCCAAACGGCGCAGTGCCTCCTTCAAATTTGCTTCCTTATCCTCATCCTTCAGCTTAAACATACAGATATGTCGAATCATCGCTGCTTCCTCCTTATCCTATGGTTGCATACTTCCAATAATAGCTGTCCAATGGTTTCTTAAATATTTAGGCCAACTATTTTCCCAGACAAAACTTACTGAATATCTCATTGACCAGATCATCTTCCACCGCTTCCCCGATGATAGTTCCCAGCACCTCATACGCGTTCATCAGATCAATCGAGTAAAAGTCCTCCGGCATTCCATCCGCGATACTCTGCTCTACTAAATGTAAACTAGAAAGTGCCTCCTGTAAAGCGGTTTTATGACGAATATTCGTAATATAGACTTCATCATTAAAGGTAACTTCTCCCCGGAAAAACATTTCCCGGATCTGCTCGGTAAAGACATCGATTCCCTTCTGCTCTCTCGCCGAAATAGAAATAACCGGACAGTCTTTATCCACATGTGCACGAATATCCTCCGCTGTTGTCAACGGCGTTAAGTCCGATTTGTTCAAAAGTATGATCGTGCGTCTTCCGTGAAGCAGCTCCATGATCTCCCCGTCGTTCTCATCCAGATTCGTGGAGGCATCTACTACATACAGAATCAGATCTGCATCCTTCACATACTTCCGCGCCTTGTCGACTCCGATTTTTTCCACAATGTCATCCGTATCACGAATCCCTGCAGTGTCTATGATATTGAGCACAATTCCATTCAGGTTAATCTGCTCTTCAAGCACATCCCTTGTAGTACCGGCAATTTCTGTAACGATTGCCCGCTCCTCGCCCAATAGAGTGTTAAGAAGTGACGATTTTCCGGCATTTGGTTTTCCCACAATGACGGTAGAAATTCCCTCTTTTAAGATGCGGCCGTTATCACTGGAAGCCAACAGCTTCTCAATTCTGTCCACTGCACCCTCTATGGTAAGCTCCAGTCTCTCCCCGTAACCATCCAGGCTGATATGCTCCGGATCATCAAGCGCCGATTCAATAAATGCTATCTCGTGGAGAATCTCTCCCCGAATCTCTTTGACTGCATCTGAGACAGCGCCGGATAACTGTTTCATGGAACTCTTTAAGGCAAATTCATTCTTCGCCGAAATCACATCCATCACAGATTCCGCCTGGGACAAATCAATACGTCCGTTCAAAAATGCACGCTTCGTGAATTCTCCCGGCTCTGCAGGACGCGCCCCATATTTGATGACTGTCTCCAAAATGCGCTTCATCACATAAACACCGCCGTGGCAGTCAATCTCAACCGTATCTTCCCTGGTGTAACTCCGCGGTCCGCGCATCAGTAAAACCATCACCTCATCAATGACTTCCTCTCCATCCCGGATATGTCCGTAATGAATCGTGTGTGTCTCCATATCCGAAAGCTTCTTACCGCCCGGCATATGAAAAATCTGATCTGTAATGGAAACCGCTTCTTCCCCGCTGATTCTGACAATTCCGATTCCCGATCCTGCCATGGCAGTCGCAATCGCAGCAATAGTATCTGTTTTCATAAATCTCCTTTAATGAAAGAATGGGGATGTCGGACGACACCCCCATTTTGTACTCTATTTCTTCAGGGTAACAACCACATGTCTGTAAGGCTCTTCACCCTCACTGTGCGTTGTCACAAACTTATCATTCTGTAAAGTCGAATGAATGACTCTTCTCTCAAACGGATTCATCGGCTCTAAAGAAACCGGGCGCTTCGTTCTCTTCACCTTGTAAGCAATGTTCTTAGCAAGATTCTCAAGCGTCTCTCTTCTTCTCTTCCGGTAATCCTCCGTATCGATCTTGACCTTCACATACTCCTCGGAATTCTTGTTCACTGCAAGGTTGGTCAGGTACTGAAGAGCATCCAGCGTCTGTCCTCTCTTACCTATCAGAACACCCATATCGTCTCCCTTTAAGTCAACGTTCACGACATTGCTGTCCTCTTCCTTCTCGATCTGGATCGTGACGGTAAGTCCCATTGCCTTAAATACGCTCTCAAGGAAATCACGGATATTATCATTCGTATCATTCTTCCTGCGGGCGCGGATCACAGCGTCCTTTCTGTTGATTCCAAGGAAACCTGCGCTTCCCTTTTCGATTACTTCATATTCGATCTTGTCATGGGTTGTCCCCAGCTTGATGATGGCTTCTGTGATTGCGTCATCAACTGTCTTTGCTGAAATCTCAATATAATCCATTTTCATCACCATACCCTTTCTAACTTACTCCACCCCGAAACTTACTTTCTGTTGTTGCGCTCGTTAAACTCACGTACCATATTTGCTTTCGCGCTCATGCTTCCGGCTTTTGCCTTCGACTTCGCTGCGTTCGCCTTCTCGATCTCAAGCTCTTTCTCCGCACTGCTCAACTGCTTCTTATTCGCATCTACCATCTGTCTGGTATTCATTTTTGCAGCATTGGAAATCTGGTTCTCGGCGATTCCCATCTTCTCGCGCTTTTTCTTCGCCTTTTCCTGATTCTTCTTGATAATATCTTCAAGATTCATCTTCTCGAAATGCTTGTTCAGGAAATACTGCTGTACAACACGGACAACAGCACCGGCAATCCAGTAGATACCAAGACCGACCGGAACGGTAAAACACATAACCAGTGAGAATAACGGCATCATACGGTTCATCATCTTCATCTGCTGTGCCATCGCATCGCTCTGGTCATTGCCACTTGCAGTCGCCTGCGGCATTAACTTGATGTTCAATACCTGCGTCAGATAAGAAATAATCGGAACCAGCAAGGCTGCAATTACCATAAGGTAAGCACCTGCGGAAAAACTTGATGTAATCACATGAAGCGGTGTATCTGAAATATTCATTCCAAAGAAATTATTTACATGGGACACCGTCTCATAGGTGGATGAAATCTCACTGGAGAGAGCCGGGAATGCATCCTTTAACGCATCCCATCCGCTGGAGTTCATCTTATAAGTAACATCCACGATCGAGTTGGCAATCGCGGTCGGATCCGAAACAGTAAAATTAGCTACCGGCTGTGTCGTGATCTTAAGTGTAGACACCAGATTGGTCATGGTATCCTGATATCCCTCTGTCGCCATGATGCCGTCTACCAGGGATGTTGCATTGCCGCCAAGCGGCTGTGTGAACAAATTCTTAATACCGCTTACATAGGCAGGAACGTTCATGAATACACGATACAAAGCAAACAGAAGCGGCATCTGAATCAGCATCTGTACGCAGCTTCCCATCATGGAAACACCGTACTTCTCATAGACAGCCTGTGTCTCCTGCTGCATTGCCATCATGGATGCCTGATCCTTTTTTCCCTGATACTTTTTATTAATCGCATTCAGCTCCGGCTGCATCTTCTGTGACAGCTTTGAGAACTTCTGCTGCTTATAAGTAAGCGGGAACAGAAGAAGATAAATAATAATCGTAAATATAATGATGGAAAGACCTACATTACCAATTCCAATCTGATCCATCAGATAGTAGACTCCATTCATTACCCATCCAAGTAATTTTGCGATTGGTCCGAGAATCGCACCGTCATACGCTGTTAATAACATTTCTGACACTTAAAATACCTCCACTATGGAACCGGATCATATCCACCTTTTGAAAAAGGATTGCATCTTATAATTCTCCATAAAGCCAGCGTGCCGCCCTTGATGGCTCCGTATTTTTCGACAGCTTCCAGCCCGTACAACGAACAGGTTGGACAATACGGACACTTGGTCGTTTTCATCGGAGAAAGATATTTTCTATAAAATTTTATCAAAGCGATCAAAATTTTTTTCAAAATGATTCCATCTTCTTTTCTTTACTAATGATCTTGTGAAGACCCCCAAGATGCAGCAGCGCACTCTCCACTTCATGATACGAGATGTCCTTCGCTGTGCTTCTTGCGACGACTACAATGTCCAAACCACTATTGAACATGTCTTCATGCAGTCTGTAGCTTTCCCGGATCAGCCGGGTCAGATGATGTCTGATAACACTGTTTCCAACTTTTTTACTCACGGAAATCCCTAAACGATTTCCTTCTGTCTGATTTGAAAGAACGTACATCACAAGGTACCGGTTCGCATATGACTTTCCCCTGCGGTATACGTTCTGGAAATCTTTGGTTTTCTTCAATGACTCGGAATATTTCATTCTGTATGCATGTCCTTTATAGAAGAAAAGACCACATAAGATGTGGCCTAAG
This region includes:
- a CDS encoding YidC/Oxa1 family membrane protein insertase; the encoded protein is MLLTAYDGAILGPIAKLLGWVMNGVYYLMDQIGIGNVGLSIIIFTIIIYLLLFPLTYKQQKFSKLSQKMQPELNAINKKYQGKKDQASMMAMQQETQAVYEKYGVSMMGSCVQMLIQMPLLFALYRVFMNVPAYVSGIKNLFTQPLGGNATSLVDGIMATEGYQDTMTNLVSTLKITTQPVANFTVSDPTAIANSIVDVTYKMNSSGWDALKDAFPALSSEISSTYETVSHVNNFFGMNISDTPLHVITSSFSAGAYLMVIAALLVPIISYLTQVLNIKLMPQATASGNDQSDAMAQQMKMMNRMMPLFSLVMCFTVPVGLGIYWIAGAVVRVVQQYFLNKHFEKMNLEDIIKKNQEKAKKKREKMGIAENQISNAAKMNTRQMVDANKKQLSSAEKELEIEKANAAKSKAKAGSMSAKANMVREFNERNNRK
- the yidD gene encoding membrane protein insertion efficiency factor YidD: MKKILIALIKFYRKYLSPMKTTKCPYCPTCSLYGLEAVEKYGAIKGGTLALWRIIRCNPFSKGGYDPVP
- the mnmG gene encoding tRNA uridine-5-carboxymethylaminomethyl(34) synthesis enzyme MnmG, whose amino-acid sequence is MNSKNLLEETYDVAVVGAGHAGCEAALACARLGLETIIFTVSVDSIALMPCNPNIGGSSKGHLVREIDALGGQMGINIDKTFIQSKMLNKSKGPAVHSLRAQADKANYSMEMRNTLQNTEHLTIRQAEVAEILTKEGDREQITGVKTVSGATYHCKAVVLCTGTYLRARCLTGEMITYTGPNGLMAANHLTDSLLAHGVEIFRFKTGTPARIDKRSIDFSKMEEQKGDEKVVPFSFVTNPEDVQIDQVSCWLTYTNEKTHEIIRNNLDRSPIYAGIIEGTGPRYCPSIEDKVVKFADKDRHQIFIEPEGLHTNEMYVGGMSSSLPEDVQHEMYRTLPGLEHVKIVRNAYAIEYDCINPNQLYASLEFKKIRGLFSGGQFNGSSGYEEAACQGLIAGINAAMEILGREPLVLDRSEAYIGVLIDDLVTKENHEPYRMMTSRAEYRLLLRQDNADLRLTKKGYEIGLISKERYDWVCKKEQMIKEEIDRVAKVHVGANKEVQALLESYGSIPLNTGVTLTELIRRPELDYNKLAPIDHERPVLPEEVREQVNILIKYDGYISRQIKQVESFKKLEKKKIPEGFDYDEVPSLRIEARQKLKLYSPTSIGQASRISGVSPADVSVLLVYMEQMNHHGEHHS
- the jag gene encoding RNA-binding cell elongation regulator Jag/EloR, coding for MDYIEISAKTVDDAITEAIIKLGTTHDKIEYEVIEKGSAGFLGINRKDAVIRARRKNDTNDNIRDFLESVFKAMGLTVTIQIEKEEDSNVVNVDLKGDDMGVLIGKRGQTLDALQYLTNLAVNKNSEEYVKVKIDTEDYRKRRRETLENLAKNIAYKVKRTKRPVSLEPMNPFERRVIHSTLQNDKFVTTHSEGEEPYRHVVVTLKK
- the rnpA gene encoding ribonuclease P protein component — its product is MKYSESLKKTKDFQNVYRRGKSYANRYLVMYVLSNQTEGNRLGISVSKKVGNSVIRHHLTRLIRESYRLHEDMFNSGLDIVVVARSTAKDISYHEVESALLHLGGLHKIISKEKKMESF
- a CDS encoding Dabb family protein, translating into MIRHICMFKLKDEDKEANLKEALRRLEEMREIPLIATFEVVTNAAAAPDSNYDLSLIFDFKNMDDLNAYQKHPMHVEFGKFITAIRESRACIDYEF
- the mnmE gene encoding tRNA uridine-5-carboxymethylaminomethyl(34) synthesis GTPase MnmE, with amino-acid sequence MKTDTIAAIATAMAGSGIGIVRISGEEAVSITDQIFHMPGGKKLSDMETHTIHYGHIRDGEEVIDEVMVLLMRGPRSYTREDTVEIDCHGGVYVMKRILETVIKYGARPAEPGEFTKRAFLNGRIDLSQAESVMDVISAKNEFALKSSMKQLSGAVSDAVKEIRGEILHEIAFIESALDDPEHISLDGYGERLELTIEGAVDRIEKLLASSDNGRILKEGISTVIVGKPNAGKSSLLNTLLGEERAIVTEIAGTTRDVLEEQINLNGIVLNIIDTAGIRDTDDIVEKIGVDKARKYVKDADLILYVVDASTNLDENDGEIMELLHGRRTIILLNKSDLTPLTTAEDIRAHVDKDCPVISISAREQKGIDVFTEQIREMFFRGEVTFNDEVYITNIRHKTALQEALSSLHLVEQSIADGMPEDFYSIDLMNAYEVLGTIIGEAVEDDLVNEIFSKFCLGK
- the rsmG gene encoding 16S rRNA (guanine(527)-N(7))-methyltransferase RsmG, coding for MAYNLEKFKKGLDDLQIHLDEKQMGQFLTYYELLVETNKVMNLTAITEFDEVIEKHFLDSLSLCRVKDLRSIEDRPETYRILDLGTGAGFPGIPLKIAFPKLQIVLADSLNKRIRFLQEVIDTLGLEDVTAVHGRAEEMGRNTLYREQFDLCVSRAVANLSSLSEYCLPFVKMGGAFISYKSGEVDEEAAQAKRAIYLLGGEVKDIYKFDLFDQKRSFVVIEKERKTPKAYPRKAGTPTKEPLQ